The Primulina eburnea isolate SZY01 chromosome 6, ASM2296580v1, whole genome shotgun sequence genome contains a region encoding:
- the LOC140834778 gene encoding uncharacterized protein: MSKSSATLGVIRPQDYAGSPVHYAVAVGDHSTLNKILSSIPRLPDPTTIRTESDSISQERLADKITSALDRRDNRWRETPLHLAVRLNDVIAARALVTAGADISLQNGAGWNPLQEALLHRSTEIVSVLVQRHHLAAWSKWRRRLPSVVAALRRMRDFYMEISFHFESSIVPFVGKIAPSDTYKIWKREGNLRADTSLSGFDGLKIQRANQSFLFLNDSLDGALDIPLGSLFILNHDEKKIYDAFENAGNPLSDSDISNFCNQTSVYRPGMDVTKAELIARTNWRRQEKTENVGEWKTRVYEMHNVVFTFRSRKVYPGESREDAFGPTCVLPLEIDEESDDGFIVAENPRFSVSNDRQRRHSSFVREESEIVTVSRKSVDIIPIDSRRRAPPSAVDRVVAPPDTKEKEYAKNIRPTFWLTEQFPLKTEELLPLLDILAHKVKAVRRMREVLMTTFPPGTFPVKVAIPVVPTVKVVITFTKFVELQPIEHFYTPPSSPRQFSGGIHSEYFSSWLSRSMSRQQASEGEHMIDPFVIPSGYSWSSFDEKKRKMKKSKSSRRTK; the protein is encoded by the exons ATGTCCAAGTCTTCGGCGACGCTCGGTGTCATACGGCCTCAAGACTATGCCGGCAGCCCCGTTCATTACGCCGTGGCCGTCGGCGATCACTCCACCCTCAACAAAATCCTCTCTTCGATTCCCCGGCTGCCTGATCCGACCACCATCCGGACCGAGTCCGATTCCATCTCCCAAGAACGTCTGGCTGATAAAATAACATCCGCCCTCGACCGCCGCGACAACCGCTGGAGAGAAACCCCACTACACCTTGCCGTGCGCTTAAACGACGTCATCGCTGCTCGAGCTCTGGTCACTGCCGGAGCTGACATTTCACTTCAGAATGGGGCGGGGTGGAACCCTCTTCAGGAGGCACTCCTCCACCGATCTACGGAGATTGTCTCGGTTTTAGTTCAGCGGCACCACCTCGCCGCCTGGTCCAAGTGGCGCCGTCGTCTGCCCAGTGTCGTCGCCGCTCTCCGACGCATGCGTGATTTCTACATGGAAATTTCATTCCATTTCGAGAGTTCCATCGTTCCTTTCGTCGGGAAAATTGCTCCATCCGACACGTACAAAATCTGGAAGCGGGAAGGAAATTTACGGGCCGATACCTCCCTCTCGGGATTCGACGGTCTGAAAATCCAACGCGCTAATCAAAGCTTTCTTTTCCTCAACGATAGTCTCGACGGTGCCCTCGATATCCCACTAGGTTCCCTCTTCATCCTCAATCACGACGAGAAGAAAATCTATGACGCATTTGAGAACGCCGGGAACCCATTATCTGACTCTGACATTTCGAATTTCTGTAATCAGACCAGTGTCTATCGTCCTGGAATGGACGTTACGAAAGCCGAATTAATCGCCCGAACAAATTGGAGACGCCAAGAAAAGACTGAAAATGTAGGAGAGTGGAAGACAAGGGTTTACGAAATGCACAACGTAGTTTTCACTTTCCGGTCACGTAAAGTATACCCGGGAGAAAGTAGAGAAGACGCGTTCGGGCCCACATGTGTTTTGCCGTTGGAGATTGACGAGGAGTCCGACGATGGTTTCATCGTTGCTGAGAATCCAAGATTCAGTGTATCGAACGACAGGCAGCGGAGACACAGCAGTTTCGTGAGAGAGGAAAGTGAAATTGTAACAGTGTCGAGAAAGAGCGTGGATATAATCCCTATTGATTCAAGGAGGAGAGCTCCGCCTTCAGCGGTGGACAGGGTGGTGGCGCCTCCAGATACCAAGGAGAAGGAGTACGCCAAGAATATTCGGCCGACGTTCTGGTTAACAGAGCAGTTTCCATTGAAGACGGAGGAGCTGCTGCCGTTGCTGGACATCTTAGCGCATAAAGTGAAGGCCGTACGGCGGATGAGGGAGGTCCTAATGACGACGTTTCCTCCTGGGACATTTCCAGTAAAG GTAGCAATCCCCGTGGTTCCTACAGTGAAGGTGGTGATCACATTCACAAAATTTGTCGAACTTCAGCCAATTGAGCATTTTTACACTCCTCCGTCGAGTCCTAGGCAGTTTTCTGGTGGTATTCATAGTGAGTACTTCTCATCATGGCTATCGAGGAGCATGAGCCGACAGCAAGCCAGCGAGGGCGAGCACATGATCGATCCGTTTGTTATTCCGAGTGGATACAGTTGGAGTAGTTTTGATGAGAAGAAGAGGAAAATGAAGAAGTCCAAGTCCAGCAGGAGAACTAAGTGA